Proteins encoded together in one Colius striatus isolate bColStr4 chromosome 3, bColStr4.1.hap1, whole genome shotgun sequence window:
- the ZC3H7A gene encoding zinc finger CCCH domain-containing protein 7A isoform X4, translating to MSNVSEERSTRQQDIKKGLQFIESTLPYPGTQEQYELFIRELVRNLFNEGNDVYREGDWRGSLSHYTEAINIADYANSEEIHLSDDILEKLHVNRIACFSNMGLHEKVLEDCEIALKLNENNFRALYRKAKALNELGRYKKAYDAVAKCSLAVPQDESVIKLTQELAQKLGLKIRKAYVRAKPPSSNSVSSDVSTQNSSSVEDIELDLSDQKQEMVSAASSSNFVSEVSKVSSVAVPPLSSVLPLQVEKVSLPSAVLANGGNVSFPMPEACLDCGDGDIIIGEELDELLDSVPDPEESVMQTTGARGPIPAGSVAPSVPFSASLLGTLPVNAGFVPSPSLSEIFSQPLASSLDNFCSPLSTFSISDPKRDLSSSASRDGTPTLSSNNSPLFINGPSSLFGSENYMGIAGQTRSDFSNVFSSATANMPVSSALAGRNPLEGTHELRQACQLCFVKKGPKLLDYIYHPNLEHKCKKDILIGRIKNSEDKSWKKIRPRPTKTQYVGPYYICKDVAAEEECRYPGHCTFAYCQEEIDVWTLERKGAFSREALFGGNGKINLTVSRLLQEHHGLFMFLCEKCFDHKPRIISKRNKDNSSSCSHPAMHDFEDNKCLVHILRETMVKYSKIRPFQARCQLDLCRHEVHYGCLREDKCFYAHSLVELKVWIMEKETGISHDTIVQESKKYWQNMEASAHGSQILGNQMKYGSLNLKMKFVCGQCWRNGQVNEPDRNKKYCSAKARHPWTKDRRVVLVMSNERKKWMTIRPLPAKKQVPLQFDLCNHIASGKKCQYDGNCSFAHSLEEREMWTYMKENSSGFSLLDVWEEL from the exons ATGTCCAATGTGTCGGAAGAGAGAAGCACTAGACAGCAGGACATTAAGAAAGGACTCCAATTTATAGA atctACTTTGCCCTATCCAGGGACTCAAGAACAATATGAG TTATTTATACGAGAGCTTGTTAGAAATCTTTTTAATGAAGGAAATGATGTATATCGAGAAGGTGATTGGAGAGGATCACTGAGTCACTATACAGAAGCTATAAACATAGCTGATTATGCTAATTCTGAAGAAATTCATCTTTCTGATGATATTTTAGAGAAGCTGCACGTGAACAGGATAGCATGTTTTTCAAATATG gGATTGCATGAAAAAGTTCTAGAAGACTGTGAGATAGCATTAAAATTGAATGAAAACAATTTCAGAGCTCTCTATCGGAAAGCAAAAGCTTTGAATGAACTGGGAAGGTATAAGAAGGCTTATGATGCCGTAGCAAAATGTTCTCTTGCTGTGCCACAG GATGAAAGTGTGATTAAGCTTACCCAAGAACTGGCTCAAAAACTAGggttaaaaataaggaaagcaTATGTAAGAGCAAAG CCACCCTCCTCAAATTCGGTTTCTAGTGATGTATCAACTCAG AATTCTTCTTCTGTAGAAGATATTGAGTTAG ATTTATCTGACCAGAAGCAAGAGATGGTTTCTGCTGCATCTTCATCAAactttgtttctgaagtgtctAAAGTGTCATCAGTAGCTGTACCACCCTTATCTTCCGTTTTGCCTCTTCAAGTGGAAAAGGTTTCTTTGCCCTCTGCAGTGTTGGCAAATGGAGGGAATGTGTCTTTCCCTATGCCAGAAGCATGTTTAGATTGTGGAGACGGAGATATAATTATTGGGGAAGAACTTGATGAATTACTTGATTCTGTGCCTGATCCAGAAGAAAGTGTAATG caaacGACAGGAGCCAGGGGACCTATTCCTGCAGGAAGTGTAGCTCCCAGTGTCCCTTTCTCTGCGTCTTTGTTGGGGACACTGCCAGTTAATGCAGGATTTGTTCCGTCACCTTCTCTTTCAGAAATCTTTTCACAGCCTTTGGCTTCTTCACTGGACAACTTTTGTTCACCATTAAGCACCTTTTCAATCAGTGATCCAAAAAGAG aCCTCTCAAGTTCAGCTTCTAGAGATGGAACACCAACACTTAGCAGCAATAATTCTCCATTGTTT ATAAATGGCCCTAGTAGTTTGTTTGGGTCTGAAAATTACATGGGAATTGCAGGCCAAACTAGAAGTgacttttcaaatgtttttagCAGTGCAACTGCTAATATGCCCGTATCTTCAGCACTTGCGGGAAGAAACCCATTAGAAGGCACACATGAGCTGAGACAGGCCTGCCAGTTATGTTTTGTCAAAAAAG GTCCTAAATTATTGGATTACATTTACCATCccaatttagaacataaatgTAAGAAGGATATTCTAATTGGCAGAATAAAAAACTCTGAAGATAAATCATGGAAAAAGATACGTCCAAGACCAACAAAGACACAGTATGTGGGACCGTATTATATATGTAAAG ATGTCGCTGCTGAAGAAGAATGCAGATATCCAGGTCACTGCACGTTTGCATATTGCCAAGAGGAGATTGATGTGTGGACACTGGAGCGCAAAGGAGCCTTTAGTCGAGAAGCTCTCTTTGGAGGAAATGGAAAGATCAACTTGACGGTGTCCCGACTTCTTCAAGAACATCATGGAttatttatgtttctttgtGAG aaATGTTTTGATCACAAACCCAGAATAATAAGCAAAAGGAACAAGGATAACTCATCTTCTTGTTCTCACCCTGCTATGCATGACTTTGAAGATAACAA GTGCCTTGTTCACATTTTGCGAGAAACTATGGTGAAGTATTCCAAAATCCGCCCTTTTCAAGCTCGCTGTCAGCTTGACCTTTGCAGACATGAGGTGCATTATGGCTGTTTACGAGAGGATAAATGCTTTTATGCTCATAGTCTGGTAGAGCTTAAAGTCTGGAtaatggaaaaggaaacag GTATTTCACATGATACTATTGTTCAAGAATCAAAGAAGTACTGGCAGAACATGGAAGCTAGTGCACACGGATCACAG ATTCTTGGGAACCAAATGAAATATGGATCACTTAATTTGAAGATGAAGTTTGTTTGTGGTCAGTGCTGGAGAAATGGTCAAGTTAATGAGccagacagaaacaaaaaatactgtAGTGCAAAGGCAAGGCACCC ATGGACCAAAGATCGCCGCGTGGTGCTTGTAATGTCTAATGAGCGTAAGAAGTGGATGACCATTCGTCCTCTTCCTGCAAAGAAACAAGTGCCTCTGCAGTTTGAT TTGTGCAATCATATTGCTTCAGGCAAGAAATGTCAATACGATGGAAACTGCTCTTTTGCTCACAGTCTTGAGGAGAGAGAGATGTGGACCTATATGAAGGAGAACAGCA GTGGATTTTCACTGTTGGATGTGTGGGAAGAACTGTAA
- the ZC3H7A gene encoding zinc finger CCCH domain-containing protein 7A isoform X3, whose amino-acid sequence MSNVSEERSTRQQDIKKGLQFIESTLPYPGTQEQYELFIRELVRNLFNEGNDVYREGDWRGSLSHYTEAINIADYANSEEIHLSDDILEKLHVNRIACFSNMGLHEKVLEDCEIALKLNENNFRALYRKAKALNELGRYKKAYDAVAKCSLAVPQDESVIKLTQELAQKLGLKIRKAYVRAKPPSSNSVSSDVSTQNSSSVEDIELDLSDQKQEMVSAASSSNFVSEVSKVSSVAVPPLSSVLPLQVEKVSLPSAVLANGGNVSFPMPEACLDCGDGDIIIGEELDELLDSVPDPEESVMQTTGARGPIPAGSVAPSVPFSASLLGTLPVNAGFVPSPSLSEIFSQPLASSLDNFCSPLSTFSISDPKRDLSSSASRDGTPTLSSNNSPLFINGPSSLFGSENYMGIAGQTRSDFSNVFSSATANMPVSSALAGRNPLEGTHELRQACQLCFVKKGPKLLDYIYHPNLEHKCKKDILIGRIKNSEDKSWKKIRPRPTKTQYVGPYYICKDVAAEEECRYPGHCTFAYCQEEIDVWTLERKGAFSREALFGGNGKINLTVSRLLQEHHGLFMFLCEKCFDHKPRIISKRNKDNSSSCSHPAMHDFEDNKCLVHILRETMVKYSKIRPFQARCQLDLCRHEVHYGCLREDKCFYAHSLVELKVWIMEKETGISHDTIVQESKKYWQNMEASAHGSQILGNQMKYGSLNLKMKFVCGQCWRNGQVNEPDRNKKYCSAKARHPWTKDRRVVLVMSNERKKWMTIRPLPAKKQVPLQFDLCNHIASGKKCQYDGNCSFAHSLEEREMWTYMKENSTSALISSRLGAVV is encoded by the exons ATGTCCAATGTGTCGGAAGAGAGAAGCACTAGACAGCAGGACATTAAGAAAGGACTCCAATTTATAGA atctACTTTGCCCTATCCAGGGACTCAAGAACAATATGAG TTATTTATACGAGAGCTTGTTAGAAATCTTTTTAATGAAGGAAATGATGTATATCGAGAAGGTGATTGGAGAGGATCACTGAGTCACTATACAGAAGCTATAAACATAGCTGATTATGCTAATTCTGAAGAAATTCATCTTTCTGATGATATTTTAGAGAAGCTGCACGTGAACAGGATAGCATGTTTTTCAAATATG gGATTGCATGAAAAAGTTCTAGAAGACTGTGAGATAGCATTAAAATTGAATGAAAACAATTTCAGAGCTCTCTATCGGAAAGCAAAAGCTTTGAATGAACTGGGAAGGTATAAGAAGGCTTATGATGCCGTAGCAAAATGTTCTCTTGCTGTGCCACAG GATGAAAGTGTGATTAAGCTTACCCAAGAACTGGCTCAAAAACTAGggttaaaaataaggaaagcaTATGTAAGAGCAAAG CCACCCTCCTCAAATTCGGTTTCTAGTGATGTATCAACTCAG AATTCTTCTTCTGTAGAAGATATTGAGTTAG ATTTATCTGACCAGAAGCAAGAGATGGTTTCTGCTGCATCTTCATCAAactttgtttctgaagtgtctAAAGTGTCATCAGTAGCTGTACCACCCTTATCTTCCGTTTTGCCTCTTCAAGTGGAAAAGGTTTCTTTGCCCTCTGCAGTGTTGGCAAATGGAGGGAATGTGTCTTTCCCTATGCCAGAAGCATGTTTAGATTGTGGAGACGGAGATATAATTATTGGGGAAGAACTTGATGAATTACTTGATTCTGTGCCTGATCCAGAAGAAAGTGTAATG caaacGACAGGAGCCAGGGGACCTATTCCTGCAGGAAGTGTAGCTCCCAGTGTCCCTTTCTCTGCGTCTTTGTTGGGGACACTGCCAGTTAATGCAGGATTTGTTCCGTCACCTTCTCTTTCAGAAATCTTTTCACAGCCTTTGGCTTCTTCACTGGACAACTTTTGTTCACCATTAAGCACCTTTTCAATCAGTGATCCAAAAAGAG aCCTCTCAAGTTCAGCTTCTAGAGATGGAACACCAACACTTAGCAGCAATAATTCTCCATTGTTT ATAAATGGCCCTAGTAGTTTGTTTGGGTCTGAAAATTACATGGGAATTGCAGGCCAAACTAGAAGTgacttttcaaatgtttttagCAGTGCAACTGCTAATATGCCCGTATCTTCAGCACTTGCGGGAAGAAACCCATTAGAAGGCACACATGAGCTGAGACAGGCCTGCCAGTTATGTTTTGTCAAAAAAG GTCCTAAATTATTGGATTACATTTACCATCccaatttagaacataaatgTAAGAAGGATATTCTAATTGGCAGAATAAAAAACTCTGAAGATAAATCATGGAAAAAGATACGTCCAAGACCAACAAAGACACAGTATGTGGGACCGTATTATATATGTAAAG ATGTCGCTGCTGAAGAAGAATGCAGATATCCAGGTCACTGCACGTTTGCATATTGCCAAGAGGAGATTGATGTGTGGACACTGGAGCGCAAAGGAGCCTTTAGTCGAGAAGCTCTCTTTGGAGGAAATGGAAAGATCAACTTGACGGTGTCCCGACTTCTTCAAGAACATCATGGAttatttatgtttctttgtGAG aaATGTTTTGATCACAAACCCAGAATAATAAGCAAAAGGAACAAGGATAACTCATCTTCTTGTTCTCACCCTGCTATGCATGACTTTGAAGATAACAA GTGCCTTGTTCACATTTTGCGAGAAACTATGGTGAAGTATTCCAAAATCCGCCCTTTTCAAGCTCGCTGTCAGCTTGACCTTTGCAGACATGAGGTGCATTATGGCTGTTTACGAGAGGATAAATGCTTTTATGCTCATAGTCTGGTAGAGCTTAAAGTCTGGAtaatggaaaaggaaacag GTATTTCACATGATACTATTGTTCAAGAATCAAAGAAGTACTGGCAGAACATGGAAGCTAGTGCACACGGATCACAG ATTCTTGGGAACCAAATGAAATATGGATCACTTAATTTGAAGATGAAGTTTGTTTGTGGTCAGTGCTGGAGAAATGGTCAAGTTAATGAGccagacagaaacaaaaaatactgtAGTGCAAAGGCAAGGCACCC ATGGACCAAAGATCGCCGCGTGGTGCTTGTAATGTCTAATGAGCGTAAGAAGTGGATGACCATTCGTCCTCTTCCTGCAAAGAAACAAGTGCCTCTGCAGTTTGAT TTGTGCAATCATATTGCTTCAGGCAAGAAATGTCAATACGATGGAAACTGCTCTTTTGCTCACAGTCTTGAGGAGAGAGAGATGTGGACCTATATGAAGGAGAACAGCA CTTCTGCTCTCATTAGTTCAAGACTTGGAGCAGTTGTATGA
- the ZC3H7A gene encoding zinc finger CCCH domain-containing protein 7A isoform X1, whose translation MSNVSEERSTRQQDIKKGLQFIESTLPYPGTQEQYELFIRELVRNLFNEGNDVYREGDWRGSLSHYTEAINIADYANSEEIHLSDDILEKLHVNRIACFSNMGLHEKVLEDCEIALKLNENNFRALYRKAKALNELGRYKKAYDAVAKCSLAVPQDESVIKLTQELAQKLGLKIRKAYVRAKPPSSNSVSSDVSTQNSSSVEDIELDLSDQKQEMVSAASSSNFVSEVSKVSSVAVPPLSSVLPLQVEKVSLPSAVLANGGNVSFPMPEACLDCGDGDIIIGEELDELLDSVPDPEESVMQTTGARGPIPAGSVAPSVPFSASLLGTLPVNAGFVPSPSLSEIFSQPLASSLDNFCSPLSTFSISDPKRDLSSSASRDGTPTLSSNNSPLFINGPSSLFGSENYMGIAGQTRSDFSNVFSSATANMPVSSALAGRNPLEGTHELRQACQLCFVKKGPKLLDYIYHPNLEHKCKKDILIGRIKNSEDKSWKKIRPRPTKTQYVGPYYICKDVAAEEECRYPGHCTFAYCQEEIDVWTLERKGAFSREALFGGNGKINLTVSRLLQEHHGLFMFLCEKCFDHKPRIISKRNKDNSSSCSHPAMHDFEDNKCLVHILRETMVKYSKIRPFQARCQLDLCRHEVHYGCLREDKCFYAHSLVELKVWIMEKETGISHDTIVQESKKYWQNMEASAHGSQILGNQMKYGSLNLKMKFVCGQCWRNGQVNEPDRNKKYCSAKARHPWTKDRRVVLVMSNERKKWMTIRPLPAKKQVPLQFDLCNHIASGKKCQYDGNCSFAHSLEEREMWTYMKENSIQDLEQLYDIWLKSQKPEKGDDTAAQANKENGKQIHMPTDYAEVTVDFHCWMCGKNCNSEKQWQGHISSEKHKEKVFHTEDDQNCWQYRFPTGYFSICDRYMAGTCTEGNNCKFAHGNAELHEWEERRQVLRMKLSKARKDHLIAPSDNDFGKYSFLFKDLN comes from the exons ATGTCCAATGTGTCGGAAGAGAGAAGCACTAGACAGCAGGACATTAAGAAAGGACTCCAATTTATAGA atctACTTTGCCCTATCCAGGGACTCAAGAACAATATGAG TTATTTATACGAGAGCTTGTTAGAAATCTTTTTAATGAAGGAAATGATGTATATCGAGAAGGTGATTGGAGAGGATCACTGAGTCACTATACAGAAGCTATAAACATAGCTGATTATGCTAATTCTGAAGAAATTCATCTTTCTGATGATATTTTAGAGAAGCTGCACGTGAACAGGATAGCATGTTTTTCAAATATG gGATTGCATGAAAAAGTTCTAGAAGACTGTGAGATAGCATTAAAATTGAATGAAAACAATTTCAGAGCTCTCTATCGGAAAGCAAAAGCTTTGAATGAACTGGGAAGGTATAAGAAGGCTTATGATGCCGTAGCAAAATGTTCTCTTGCTGTGCCACAG GATGAAAGTGTGATTAAGCTTACCCAAGAACTGGCTCAAAAACTAGggttaaaaataaggaaagcaTATGTAAGAGCAAAG CCACCCTCCTCAAATTCGGTTTCTAGTGATGTATCAACTCAG AATTCTTCTTCTGTAGAAGATATTGAGTTAG ATTTATCTGACCAGAAGCAAGAGATGGTTTCTGCTGCATCTTCATCAAactttgtttctgaagtgtctAAAGTGTCATCAGTAGCTGTACCACCCTTATCTTCCGTTTTGCCTCTTCAAGTGGAAAAGGTTTCTTTGCCCTCTGCAGTGTTGGCAAATGGAGGGAATGTGTCTTTCCCTATGCCAGAAGCATGTTTAGATTGTGGAGACGGAGATATAATTATTGGGGAAGAACTTGATGAATTACTTGATTCTGTGCCTGATCCAGAAGAAAGTGTAATG caaacGACAGGAGCCAGGGGACCTATTCCTGCAGGAAGTGTAGCTCCCAGTGTCCCTTTCTCTGCGTCTTTGTTGGGGACACTGCCAGTTAATGCAGGATTTGTTCCGTCACCTTCTCTTTCAGAAATCTTTTCACAGCCTTTGGCTTCTTCACTGGACAACTTTTGTTCACCATTAAGCACCTTTTCAATCAGTGATCCAAAAAGAG aCCTCTCAAGTTCAGCTTCTAGAGATGGAACACCAACACTTAGCAGCAATAATTCTCCATTGTTT ATAAATGGCCCTAGTAGTTTGTTTGGGTCTGAAAATTACATGGGAATTGCAGGCCAAACTAGAAGTgacttttcaaatgtttttagCAGTGCAACTGCTAATATGCCCGTATCTTCAGCACTTGCGGGAAGAAACCCATTAGAAGGCACACATGAGCTGAGACAGGCCTGCCAGTTATGTTTTGTCAAAAAAG GTCCTAAATTATTGGATTACATTTACCATCccaatttagaacataaatgTAAGAAGGATATTCTAATTGGCAGAATAAAAAACTCTGAAGATAAATCATGGAAAAAGATACGTCCAAGACCAACAAAGACACAGTATGTGGGACCGTATTATATATGTAAAG ATGTCGCTGCTGAAGAAGAATGCAGATATCCAGGTCACTGCACGTTTGCATATTGCCAAGAGGAGATTGATGTGTGGACACTGGAGCGCAAAGGAGCCTTTAGTCGAGAAGCTCTCTTTGGAGGAAATGGAAAGATCAACTTGACGGTGTCCCGACTTCTTCAAGAACATCATGGAttatttatgtttctttgtGAG aaATGTTTTGATCACAAACCCAGAATAATAAGCAAAAGGAACAAGGATAACTCATCTTCTTGTTCTCACCCTGCTATGCATGACTTTGAAGATAACAA GTGCCTTGTTCACATTTTGCGAGAAACTATGGTGAAGTATTCCAAAATCCGCCCTTTTCAAGCTCGCTGTCAGCTTGACCTTTGCAGACATGAGGTGCATTATGGCTGTTTACGAGAGGATAAATGCTTTTATGCTCATAGTCTGGTAGAGCTTAAAGTCTGGAtaatggaaaaggaaacag GTATTTCACATGATACTATTGTTCAAGAATCAAAGAAGTACTGGCAGAACATGGAAGCTAGTGCACACGGATCACAG ATTCTTGGGAACCAAATGAAATATGGATCACTTAATTTGAAGATGAAGTTTGTTTGTGGTCAGTGCTGGAGAAATGGTCAAGTTAATGAGccagacagaaacaaaaaatactgtAGTGCAAAGGCAAGGCACCC ATGGACCAAAGATCGCCGCGTGGTGCTTGTAATGTCTAATGAGCGTAAGAAGTGGATGACCATTCGTCCTCTTCCTGCAAAGAAACAAGTGCCTCTGCAGTTTGAT TTGTGCAATCATATTGCTTCAGGCAAGAAATGTCAATACGATGGAAACTGCTCTTTTGCTCACAGTCTTGAGGAGAGAGAGATGTGGACCTATATGAAGGAGAACAGCA TTCAAGACTTGGAGCAGTTGTATGATATATGGCTAAAAAGTCAAAAGCCAGAAAAAGGAGATGATACAGCTGCTCaggcaaacaaagaaaatgggAAGCAAATTCACATGCCAACAGACTATGCTGAAGTTACA GTGGATTTTCACTGTTGGATGTGTGGGAAGAACTGTAATAGTGAGAAGCAATGGCAGGGTcacatttcttctgaaaagcatAAAGAGAAGGTTTTCCACACTGAGGATGATCAAAACTGCTGGCAGTATCGCTTTCCAACTGGATATTTTAGCATTTGTGATAG ATATATGGCTGGTACTTGCACTGAAGGAAACAACTGTAAATTTGCCCATGGAAATGCAGAACTCCATGAATGGGAAGAACGAAGACAGGTTTTAAGAATGAAGCTcagcaaagcaagaaaagaCCACTTGATTGCTCCCAGTGATAATGACTTTGGAAAATAtagttttttgtttaaagatttAAACTAA
- the ZC3H7A gene encoding zinc finger CCCH domain-containing protein 7A isoform X2: MSNVSEERSTRQQDIKKGLQFIESTLPYPGTQEQYELFIRELVRNLFNEGNDVYREGDWRGSLSHYTEAINIADYANSEEIHLSDDILEKLHVNRIACFSNMGLHEKVLEDCEIALKLNENNFRALYRKAKALNELGRYKKAYDAVAKCSLAVPQPPSSNSVSSDVSTQNSSSVEDIELDLSDQKQEMVSAASSSNFVSEVSKVSSVAVPPLSSVLPLQVEKVSLPSAVLANGGNVSFPMPEACLDCGDGDIIIGEELDELLDSVPDPEESVMQTTGARGPIPAGSVAPSVPFSASLLGTLPVNAGFVPSPSLSEIFSQPLASSLDNFCSPLSTFSISDPKRDLSSSASRDGTPTLSSNNSPLFINGPSSLFGSENYMGIAGQTRSDFSNVFSSATANMPVSSALAGRNPLEGTHELRQACQLCFVKKGPKLLDYIYHPNLEHKCKKDILIGRIKNSEDKSWKKIRPRPTKTQYVGPYYICKDVAAEEECRYPGHCTFAYCQEEIDVWTLERKGAFSREALFGGNGKINLTVSRLLQEHHGLFMFLCEKCFDHKPRIISKRNKDNSSSCSHPAMHDFEDNKCLVHILRETMVKYSKIRPFQARCQLDLCRHEVHYGCLREDKCFYAHSLVELKVWIMEKETGISHDTIVQESKKYWQNMEASAHGSQILGNQMKYGSLNLKMKFVCGQCWRNGQVNEPDRNKKYCSAKARHPWTKDRRVVLVMSNERKKWMTIRPLPAKKQVPLQFDLCNHIASGKKCQYDGNCSFAHSLEEREMWTYMKENSIQDLEQLYDIWLKSQKPEKGDDTAAQANKENGKQIHMPTDYAEVTVDFHCWMCGKNCNSEKQWQGHISSEKHKEKVFHTEDDQNCWQYRFPTGYFSICDRYMAGTCTEGNNCKFAHGNAELHEWEERRQVLRMKLSKARKDHLIAPSDNDFGKYSFLFKDLN; the protein is encoded by the exons ATGTCCAATGTGTCGGAAGAGAGAAGCACTAGACAGCAGGACATTAAGAAAGGACTCCAATTTATAGA atctACTTTGCCCTATCCAGGGACTCAAGAACAATATGAG TTATTTATACGAGAGCTTGTTAGAAATCTTTTTAATGAAGGAAATGATGTATATCGAGAAGGTGATTGGAGAGGATCACTGAGTCACTATACAGAAGCTATAAACATAGCTGATTATGCTAATTCTGAAGAAATTCATCTTTCTGATGATATTTTAGAGAAGCTGCACGTGAACAGGATAGCATGTTTTTCAAATATG gGATTGCATGAAAAAGTTCTAGAAGACTGTGAGATAGCATTAAAATTGAATGAAAACAATTTCAGAGCTCTCTATCGGAAAGCAAAAGCTTTGAATGAACTGGGAAGGTATAAGAAGGCTTATGATGCCGTAGCAAAATGTTCTCTTGCTGTGCCACAG CCACCCTCCTCAAATTCGGTTTCTAGTGATGTATCAACTCAG AATTCTTCTTCTGTAGAAGATATTGAGTTAG ATTTATCTGACCAGAAGCAAGAGATGGTTTCTGCTGCATCTTCATCAAactttgtttctgaagtgtctAAAGTGTCATCAGTAGCTGTACCACCCTTATCTTCCGTTTTGCCTCTTCAAGTGGAAAAGGTTTCTTTGCCCTCTGCAGTGTTGGCAAATGGAGGGAATGTGTCTTTCCCTATGCCAGAAGCATGTTTAGATTGTGGAGACGGAGATATAATTATTGGGGAAGAACTTGATGAATTACTTGATTCTGTGCCTGATCCAGAAGAAAGTGTAATG caaacGACAGGAGCCAGGGGACCTATTCCTGCAGGAAGTGTAGCTCCCAGTGTCCCTTTCTCTGCGTCTTTGTTGGGGACACTGCCAGTTAATGCAGGATTTGTTCCGTCACCTTCTCTTTCAGAAATCTTTTCACAGCCTTTGGCTTCTTCACTGGACAACTTTTGTTCACCATTAAGCACCTTTTCAATCAGTGATCCAAAAAGAG aCCTCTCAAGTTCAGCTTCTAGAGATGGAACACCAACACTTAGCAGCAATAATTCTCCATTGTTT ATAAATGGCCCTAGTAGTTTGTTTGGGTCTGAAAATTACATGGGAATTGCAGGCCAAACTAGAAGTgacttttcaaatgtttttagCAGTGCAACTGCTAATATGCCCGTATCTTCAGCACTTGCGGGAAGAAACCCATTAGAAGGCACACATGAGCTGAGACAGGCCTGCCAGTTATGTTTTGTCAAAAAAG GTCCTAAATTATTGGATTACATTTACCATCccaatttagaacataaatgTAAGAAGGATATTCTAATTGGCAGAATAAAAAACTCTGAAGATAAATCATGGAAAAAGATACGTCCAAGACCAACAAAGACACAGTATGTGGGACCGTATTATATATGTAAAG ATGTCGCTGCTGAAGAAGAATGCAGATATCCAGGTCACTGCACGTTTGCATATTGCCAAGAGGAGATTGATGTGTGGACACTGGAGCGCAAAGGAGCCTTTAGTCGAGAAGCTCTCTTTGGAGGAAATGGAAAGATCAACTTGACGGTGTCCCGACTTCTTCAAGAACATCATGGAttatttatgtttctttgtGAG aaATGTTTTGATCACAAACCCAGAATAATAAGCAAAAGGAACAAGGATAACTCATCTTCTTGTTCTCACCCTGCTATGCATGACTTTGAAGATAACAA GTGCCTTGTTCACATTTTGCGAGAAACTATGGTGAAGTATTCCAAAATCCGCCCTTTTCAAGCTCGCTGTCAGCTTGACCTTTGCAGACATGAGGTGCATTATGGCTGTTTACGAGAGGATAAATGCTTTTATGCTCATAGTCTGGTAGAGCTTAAAGTCTGGAtaatggaaaaggaaacag GTATTTCACATGATACTATTGTTCAAGAATCAAAGAAGTACTGGCAGAACATGGAAGCTAGTGCACACGGATCACAG ATTCTTGGGAACCAAATGAAATATGGATCACTTAATTTGAAGATGAAGTTTGTTTGTGGTCAGTGCTGGAGAAATGGTCAAGTTAATGAGccagacagaaacaaaaaatactgtAGTGCAAAGGCAAGGCACCC ATGGACCAAAGATCGCCGCGTGGTGCTTGTAATGTCTAATGAGCGTAAGAAGTGGATGACCATTCGTCCTCTTCCTGCAAAGAAACAAGTGCCTCTGCAGTTTGAT TTGTGCAATCATATTGCTTCAGGCAAGAAATGTCAATACGATGGAAACTGCTCTTTTGCTCACAGTCTTGAGGAGAGAGAGATGTGGACCTATATGAAGGAGAACAGCA TTCAAGACTTGGAGCAGTTGTATGATATATGGCTAAAAAGTCAAAAGCCAGAAAAAGGAGATGATACAGCTGCTCaggcaaacaaagaaaatgggAAGCAAATTCACATGCCAACAGACTATGCTGAAGTTACA GTGGATTTTCACTGTTGGATGTGTGGGAAGAACTGTAATAGTGAGAAGCAATGGCAGGGTcacatttcttctgaaaagcatAAAGAGAAGGTTTTCCACACTGAGGATGATCAAAACTGCTGGCAGTATCGCTTTCCAACTGGATATTTTAGCATTTGTGATAG ATATATGGCTGGTACTTGCACTGAAGGAAACAACTGTAAATTTGCCCATGGAAATGCAGAACTCCATGAATGGGAAGAACGAAGACAGGTTTTAAGAATGAAGCTcagcaaagcaagaaaagaCCACTTGATTGCTCCCAGTGATAATGACTTTGGAAAATAtagttttttgtttaaagatttAAACTAA